GCGCGTTTCTGTCCTTCGCAAGATACGGAGCATATGCCGATACCGTTTCTTCCTTAATCTGCAGAAACAGTGGGTCCTTGGCTCCATTGCCTTCCATATAGATGCAGTAGTCTCGCATCCCGACCGACCCCGTCCCCACCACCTTGAACGCCACATCCTGTGGCCTATACTGCTCCAGAAACCTTCTTCGTTGCGGTTGAATACTCTTCTCATACGTCTTCAACGAAGCAATCACCTTCTTTGCTGCTGCGCCTGAAAGCCGCGTCAACACCGGAGGCTCCGACTTGAAGACTCGCTTCTTTTCGCCTTGCGATCTTCCAATTCGTTGCTTCTGCACCTCCGTCAATTGCTGTAGCGTATGTATCGGAGTTGCTCTCTCCGCCATCTGGAGCAGCCCGCCCACAGAGACTGTGCTCTTCAGTCGATGCACCTGATACCGCGCCATGTCCAGTACCGGCATCCGAGCAAACTCCAGCATCATCTCGCGATATCGTTCAACAAACACTCGCGCTGCATCGCGGCAATAAGGCTCCTTCTCGCCCGTCCCTCTTCCGGCAAGCATCAGACTCGTCGCCATGCGCTTTACATCCCACTCGAATGGGCCGCGAATCGTCTCATCAAAATCGTTGATGTCGAAGACCATTCGTCCATCTGGACCTGCGAACGCTCCCAGGTTCCGTACATGGGCATCACCGCAAAGTTGGCTTTCGATCCCTGTGTTGCTCAACCGCGAAAGGTCATAGGCCATCACTGGAACTGCACCGCGGAAGTACCCGAACGGCGAAGCCGCCATACGCGCATACTTCAATTCAATCAGAGAGGGCACCCTGCCACGCATTGAAGCCCTCATTAGCTCCAGTGTGTTCGCCTGACGTTTTTCAGGACTCCACACTGCATGGTCCGTTCTCCGGACCTGTTTCCGTTTTTGACGTCCTCGTTCCCAACGCTCTTTTGGAAGAAGCTTCATCGCATGCTCCTTAGGACAACCTACTCTCCGTCAACCGCCTGCCTCTCCATCCAACGCCGCGCTGCCTGCATCTGTGGAAGGTTCGGATCCGCACTGGCCCATACCTTCAGCAATCGCGCATAGTCTTGAGTCGTCTCGGCTCGGCGCCCTGCACCTGCGTCTGCCTGCGCCATTCCATACAGAGCGAAACCCGTGTTCGGACGCTGAGTCAGCGCTACTTCATAAGCCTTTTTCGCCTCATCAAAGCGTCGAGCCCACAACAGAGCATCGCCACGCGTCTCTTCCACAGGACGAATGTAGAACGGAGGCTCGCGATACCCCAGCTCCTTCTCCGCATCTGCTGCCTTGCTGAACAGTGCGTCGGACTCCACTCCGCGCCCTTCCGCCAGCAACACACTTGCGCGCAGTTCCATCGCCGCAACATCCAGATAGCTATACACCGGCATGGCCATCGCATCCTTCGACATCGACATCCCCGCCATTCCCGGCATATCGTCCGGCGGAGTC
This portion of the Edaphobacter sp. 4G125 genome encodes:
- a CDS encoding DUF2252 domain-containing protein — translated: MKLLPKERWERGRQKRKQVRRTDHAVWSPEKRQANTLELMRASMRGRVPSLIELKYARMAASPFGYFRGAVPVMAYDLSRLSNTGIESQLCGDAHVRNLGAFAGPDGRMVFDINDFDETIRGPFEWDVKRMATSLMLAGRGTGEKEPYCRDAARVFVERYREMMLEFARMPVLDMARYQVHRLKSTVSVGGLLQMAERATPIHTLQQLTEVQKQRIGRSQGEKKRVFKSEPPVLTRLSGAAAKKVIASLKTYEKSIQPQRRRFLEQYRPQDVAFKVVGTGSVGMRDYCIYMEGNGAKDPLFLQIKEETVSAYAPYLAKDRNAPRHQGQRVVEGEIAMQLQSDTFLGWTTLEGRDYLVRQLNDHKASIQVEDLRDTELLEYAEVCGEMLARGHARSGDCEELAGYLGGSQRFDDAVVQFAVAYADQTEKDWKELVGWMKKKPTNARTKSARKRTSRKR